Genomic segment of Gemmatimonadota bacterium:
CGACGCTAGAGCAGGCAGTACAAGCAGGGTTTGGAGAGACGCCGCCTGCCTCGACTAAACCGCCGCAAATCGTCAAATCCCCTTTGCGCTATCCAGGGGGCAAATCCCGCGCCGTCTCTCAAATCATCCACTTGTTGCCGCAAGGACTAGAGACGCTTGCGAGCCCGTTTGTTGGCGGCGCGTCCATTGAGTTGGCGGCCGCCTCTCGCGGAATCAGGGTATACTGCTACGACGCCTTCGCGCCGCTTGTGGACTTTTGGCAAGCCGTTCTGAAAGACGCCTCTCACCTGGCACTCATGGCGGCCGAATACCATCCGCTCAAGCGGACGGAGTTCTACGCCTTGCAGAAGCGGTACTCCGACATCGAGGGGCAATTCGAGCGGGCAGCCGCCTTCTATGCGCTCAACCGCGCCTCGTATTCAGGAACGACGTTGAGTGGGGGCATGTCCCCGGGCCATCCCCGATTCACGCCTAGCGCGCTTTCAAAGCTACGGTCATTCAG
This window contains:
- a CDS encoding DNA adenine methylase encodes the protein MVKSPLRYPGGKSRAVSQIIHLLPQGLETLASPFVGGASIELAAASRGIRVYCYDAFAPLVDFWQAVLKDASHLALMAAEYHPLKRTEFYALQKRYSDIEGQFERAAAFYALNRASYSGTTLSGGMSPGHPRFTPSALSKLRSFSIDGFSVELADFQESIPAHADDFLYLDPPYANGESLYGERGDLHADFDHAALAHLLRGRDGWVLSYNDCEKVRDLYEGYTFVTPEWAYGIANKADSNEAIILSNDYVRVL